In Paenibacillus sonchi, the genomic stretch CCATCTCTTTTGTCCCGGGTGAAATTCTCGATCCGCTGGGAGAGATGAAGTCCTGGCTGCGCCTCAGCTACTCCTTCGCCAGCGAAGGGATGCTGCGTGAAGGAATACGCCGTCTGGCGGCACTTGCGCGGGAGCTGTAAAGAGGGGGCAATGTGTACGGGGGGAGTTCCGGGACTACGGCTGATTCATTGACGGACCGTATCCTGTGGTGAAAGCTGTCTGGACAGTCACCTTTTTGCCTCTTAGCGATATGCTGTAGGTAAAAGGAGGGCTGATCATGACGCTTTTGCATCAATATATGGAAATCAAGAATGAGGAGCTTCCTCTGAAAGCCTGGAAGAAGGAGGCCTGCCGCCTGTTTGCTTCCAGGATGAGTGACCGGAAAGTCCGGTTTCCCTGCATTCCAGCCACACAAGCATTCACGCTGGGCCATTTCCGCTATGGTTTTGCGCCTAACCCTTGGCATGAATCAGCAGGGCGGAAGCTGGCGGAGATTATTGCCGAGTATGGTAAATCTTCGCGTTCTTTCGGTGATTACTCATCACTGGTTGTCTTTTTTGAAGCGGAGGAGAAGGTTAGGGATGTCTTGGAATATGAAGCGGTATTCTGGGACTTATTAAGCCAGGTAAGCCGTACGGACAGTACGCCGTGGCCGGTGGACATTCCGGAAGATCCGGAACAGGCGCTGTGGGAGTTCTGTTATGAAGACGAGCGGTATTTCGTCTATTGCGGCACCCCGGCACATACAGCCCGGCAGAGCCGGAGTTTCCCTTATTTTATGCTGGCTCTCACACCCCGCTGGGTATTGGACCGGTGGAATGCACATCCTCAAAAAGCAGCTGCGGTTGCTCCCAAAATCCGTGCCCGCCTGTCCGCTTACGACACAGCCCCGGCCCATCCGGAATTGAAGCCGTACGGATCGGAGGGGAATCTTGAATACAAACAGTATTATCTGCGGGATGACGATACTTCACCGGCTGGATGTCCATTCCATCGTGCAGTTGATTTTACGGACATTGAATAGTTTCTGTGTGGTTTTACATTAATCGGATGTTCGCCAAATATCCCCTTAATATATTTACTCTAGTATGAGGGAGTAATTAACCTTAAGGAGGGTATATATGAAATCTCAGAAAAAGAATAGATTTAAGACGGCTTTGACCGTAACTGCGGCAGGGGCGCTTTTGGCTACAAGTGTAGTGGCTACACAGCCTGCCAAACCGGCTCAGGCGGCTTCTTCAAAAACGAAAAATGTCATTCTTTTTGTCGGCGACGGCATGGGAACAGCAGCACGCAATGCAATCCGTCTGGCGACTGTAGGCGAAAAAGGCAAGCTGGCCATGGATGATATGCCCTACGCGGGCCTGGTACATACGAGCTCTACTGTACCGGTTACAGATTCAGCTGCATCCGCCACGGCCTATGCCAGCGGAGTGAAGACATATAATGGCGCCATCGGCATGGATGCCAACAAAAAATCGGTTAAAACGATTGCGGAATACGCCAAAGAAGCCGGCAAATCCACAGGCGTGGTAACTACCAGCCAAATTACAGATGCTACGGGCGCAGCTTTTGGCGCACATGTGGAAGACCGCTCGAAG encodes the following:
- a CDS encoding YqcI/YcgG family protein, encoding MTLLHQYMEIKNEELPLKAWKKEACRLFASRMSDRKVRFPCIPATQAFTLGHFRYGFAPNPWHESAGRKLAEIIAEYGKSSRSFGDYSSLVVFFEAEEKVRDVLEYEAVFWDLLSQVSRTDSTPWPVDIPEDPEQALWEFCYEDERYFVYCGTPAHTARQSRSFPYFMLALTPRWVLDRWNAHPQKAAAVAPKIRARLSAYDTAPAHPELKPYGSEGNLEYKQYYLRDDDTSPAGCPFHRAVDFTDIE